One window of Microbacterium sp. 1S1 genomic DNA carries:
- a CDS encoding MFS transporter, producing MTARAAGSRFGGRLVALSLGQVISWGILFYALIVASPAIADETGWPVVLVTLSFSGGLVASAIAGVVVGRWLDERGPRMIMTVGSIVGAGGLVIVAAAPDLVVFTAGWIVAGTAQAAVLYQAAFTVIARRYGDRRRGAMTILTLAGGLASTVFAPLVAMLLSMMDWRSVFLVLAVVLVVTTTPLHWFFLESSWPPVIHGASADHHTVASVVRTRRFWMLEASMLTLAAALFSVTLAIIPLFTEKGMTYELAAWALGLLGAGQVIGRLLYVAVPHTAAPWVALAATAGLSAIGLALIAIVPGPPWLLISIGVGVGAVRGAQTLVQGSAVADRWGTRNYGSINGVFAAPITAIGAVGPALGPLIAVATGSYSAMAWVAVGFAGLSLTFARFT from the coding sequence GTGACCGCTCGGGCCGCGGGCTCCCGGTTCGGGGGTCGGCTTGTCGCGCTGTCGCTGGGTCAGGTCATCAGCTGGGGCATTTTGTTCTACGCGTTGATCGTCGCCTCGCCCGCGATCGCGGACGAGACAGGGTGGCCCGTGGTGCTGGTCACATTGTCGTTCTCGGGTGGACTCGTTGCTTCGGCGATCGCGGGCGTCGTTGTCGGGCGCTGGCTCGACGAGCGTGGGCCTCGGATGATCATGACCGTGGGAAGCATCGTCGGTGCGGGTGGGCTGGTCATCGTGGCGGCCGCGCCGGATCTTGTCGTGTTCACGGCGGGGTGGATCGTGGCGGGGACCGCGCAGGCCGCGGTGTTGTACCAGGCCGCGTTCACGGTGATTGCTCGCCGGTACGGAGACCGCCGCCGGGGTGCAATGACGATCCTCACCCTCGCGGGAGGATTGGCGTCGACCGTCTTTGCTCCCCTCGTCGCCATGTTGCTGTCGATGATGGATTGGCGGTCGGTGTTTCTTGTCCTCGCCGTCGTCCTCGTGGTGACGACCACACCGTTGCATTGGTTCTTCCTCGAGTCGTCCTGGCCACCCGTCATTCATGGTGCATCGGCCGATCACCACACGGTGGCGAGCGTGGTGCGCACGCGACGCTTCTGGATGCTCGAGGCGTCGATGCTCACCCTGGCGGCGGCGCTGTTCAGCGTCACACTCGCAATCATTCCGCTGTTCACTGAGAAGGGGATGACGTACGAGCTCGCCGCATGGGCGCTGGGGCTGCTCGGCGCCGGCCAGGTGATCGGCCGACTGCTGTATGTCGCCGTCCCACACACCGCCGCACCCTGGGTGGCGTTGGCGGCGACGGCAGGGCTGAGCGCCATCGGGCTTGCTCTGATCGCGATCGTGCCCGGCCCGCCGTGGCTGCTCATCAGTATCGGCGTGGGGGTCGGAGCCGTGCGCGGTGCACAGACGCTTGTGCAGGGCTCTGCCGTCGCTGACCGGTGGGGCACCCGGAACTACGGCTCGATCAATGGTGTCTTCGCCGCACCGATCACGGCGATCGGTGCGGTCGGTCCCGCGCTCGGCCCACTCATCGCGGTGGCGACGGGGTCGTACTCCGCCATGGCGTGGGTTGCTGTGGGGTTCGCCGGGCTGTCACTCACCTTCGCCCGCTTCACCTGA
- a CDS encoding ArsR/SmtB family transcription factor produces MSLPATLDTSTSCCAPRVTAAITVEDAERVARVFKALGDPTRVRLLSLIAAGDGGEACICDLTAPVGLSQGTVSHHMKLLADAGLVTREQRGKWAYFAITDGALDAAADTLRSV; encoded by the coding sequence ATGAGTCTTCCTGCCACCCTCGACACCTCGACGTCCTGCTGCGCCCCTCGGGTGACAGCAGCGATCACGGTCGAGGACGCGGAGCGCGTCGCACGGGTCTTCAAAGCGCTCGGGGATCCGACACGGGTGCGCCTGTTGTCGCTGATTGCCGCCGGTGACGGTGGGGAGGCGTGCATCTGCGACCTCACCGCTCCGGTCGGACTGTCGCAGGGCACGGTGTCGCACCACATGAAGCTGCTCGCCGACGCGGGGCTCGTCACCCGCGAGCAGCGAGGGAAGTGGGCGTACTTCGCGATCACCGACGGGGCGCTGGACGCCGCCGCGGACACTCTTCGTTCGGTGTGA
- a CDS encoding FAD-dependent oxidoreductase, with protein sequence MNELPVVVIGAGPQGLAAAAHLTERGIAVTVVERGDGPAAAVSEWGHVRLFSSWPELTDTAARRLLEPTGWTAPHSGYPTGAEWVAGYLDPLARVLGDRVIYSTTVTGVARKGRDLMVDSGRKGQPFIVHTRDTQGAEGRISARAVIDASGTWALPNPAGADGLPALGERAAAARISYRIPEDVSACAGQHLVVIGAGHSAVHAVLRLSELARTTPGTRVTWLLRRGTTGNVFGGGAGDELPERAALGTRARKVIEAGVVDVVTGFRVAEFHDEAAGLRIVAENGKEVDGVSRVFALTGFRPDVSILSEMRIDLDASLEAVAGIAEEINPNVHSCGSIGATGARDLTQPEPDFFIVGAKSYGRAPTFLALTGFEQVRSVAAHLAGDHAGAERNELILPDTGVCGGSGDFDGAGSSCCAAPVIQLEPTRVAVG encoded by the coding sequence ATGAACGAGCTTCCCGTCGTAGTCATCGGCGCCGGCCCCCAAGGGCTTGCTGCGGCCGCCCACCTGACGGAGCGAGGCATCGCCGTGACGGTCGTTGAGCGAGGCGATGGACCAGCTGCTGCGGTGTCCGAGTGGGGACATGTGCGCCTGTTCTCCAGCTGGCCGGAACTCACCGACACGGCCGCGCGGCGTCTGCTGGAGCCGACCGGGTGGACCGCACCGCACTCGGGTTACCCCACGGGAGCCGAATGGGTCGCCGGCTACCTGGACCCGCTCGCCCGCGTCCTCGGTGACCGCGTCATCTACTCGACCACCGTCACCGGTGTCGCCCGCAAAGGCCGGGACCTGATGGTCGACAGCGGCCGCAAGGGGCAGCCGTTCATCGTGCACACCCGGGACACGCAGGGGGCAGAAGGTCGGATCTCCGCGCGCGCCGTCATCGACGCCAGCGGCACATGGGCGCTCCCGAACCCTGCCGGGGCGGACGGGCTGCCCGCGCTCGGCGAGCGGGCCGCGGCCGCACGGATCTCATACCGCATCCCGGAGGATGTCTCCGCGTGTGCGGGGCAGCACCTGGTCGTGATCGGTGCCGGGCACTCCGCGGTGCATGCCGTCCTCCGGCTGAGCGAGTTGGCGCGCACGACCCCAGGCACCCGGGTGACGTGGCTGCTGCGTCGCGGCACGACGGGCAACGTCTTCGGTGGTGGAGCGGGCGATGAATTGCCCGAGCGTGCAGCTCTGGGCACTCGAGCGCGCAAGGTGATCGAAGCCGGTGTTGTCGACGTGGTGACGGGCTTCCGCGTCGCCGAGTTCCACGACGAGGCGGCGGGGCTGCGCATCGTCGCGGAGAACGGCAAGGAGGTCGACGGGGTGTCCCGGGTGTTCGCGCTGACCGGGTTCCGTCCCGATGTGAGCATCCTGTCGGAGATGCGCATCGATCTGGATGCGTCGCTGGAGGCGGTCGCCGGGATCGCGGAGGAGATCAACCCGAACGTCCACTCCTGCGGATCGATCGGCGCCACCGGGGCCCGCGACCTCACCCAGCCGGAGCCAGACTTCTTCATCGTCGGCGCAAAAAGCTACGGCCGCGCCCCTACCTTCCTCGCTCTCACCGGGTTCGAGCAAGTCCGCAGCGTCGCCGCGCACCTCGCGGGCGATCATGCAGGAGCCGAGCGCAACGAGCTCATCCTTCCCGACACCGGCGTCTGCGGCGGATCCGGAGACTTCGACGGGGCCGGAAGCAGTTGCTGCGCGGCGCCGGTCATCCAGCTCGAGCCCACCCGCGTCGCCGTCGGCTGA